In Allomuricauda ruestringensis DSM 13258, the following proteins share a genomic window:
- the cysD gene encoding sulfate adenylyltransferase subunit CysD produces the protein MNGVERPNANALEHEAIYIMREVAAQFEKPVLLFSGGKDSITLVRLAQKAFWPAKIPFPLMHIDTGHNFPETIEFRDRLVEELGVELIVRNVQDSIDEGKVVEETGKYASRNMLQTTTLLDAIEEFKFDACIGGARRDEEKARAKERIFSVRDDFGQWDEKNQRPELFDMLNGEIEIGQNVRVFPISNWTELDVWSYIQKENIEIPSIYFAHKRNTFLRDGLIWSAEDDVVFRADDEQVEERMVRFRTVGDMSCTAAVESHADTIDKVVSEIRDSRISERGARIDDKRSEAAMEKRKQQGYF, from the coding sequence TTGAACGGTGTTGAAAGACCAAACGCAAATGCTCTGGAACATGAGGCAATTTATATTATGCGCGAAGTGGCGGCACAGTTTGAAAAACCTGTACTGTTGTTTTCCGGAGGAAAAGATTCCATCACATTGGTACGTTTGGCCCAAAAAGCATTTTGGCCCGCCAAAATACCTTTTCCCTTAATGCATATCGATACGGGCCACAACTTTCCCGAAACCATCGAGTTTAGGGACAGATTGGTAGAAGAACTAGGTGTGGAACTGATTGTACGAAACGTTCAGGACTCCATTGATGAGGGAAAAGTAGTTGAAGAGACTGGTAAATATGCCAGCAGGAATATGTTGCAGACCACAACCCTGTTGGATGCCATTGAAGAATTTAAGTTCGATGCCTGTATAGGAGGGGCCCGAAGAGATGAGGAAAAGGCAAGAGCCAAAGAGCGTATTTTTTCAGTGCGTGACGATTTTGGACAATGGGACGAAAAGAACCAGCGACCAGAATTGTTCGATATGCTCAACGGTGAAATCGAAATAGGACAAAATGTACGAGTGTTCCCAATAAGCAACTGGACAGAATTGGATGTTTGGAGCTATATCCAAAAAGAAAACATAGAAATTCCATCCATTTACTTTGCACACAAAAGGAACACCTTCCTGCGGGATGGTTTGATTTGGTCTGCCGAGGATGATGTGGTTTTTAGGGCCGATGATGAGCAAGTGGAAGAACGAATGGTACGTTTTAGAACCGTGGGAGATATGAGCTGTACCGCAGCAGTGGAATCCCATGCCGACACCATAGATAAGGTAGTCTCCGAAATCAGGGACTCCAGAATCTCGGAAAGGGGAGCTCGAATTGATGACAAACGTTCCGAAGCCGCCATGGAAAAGCGGAAGCAACAAGGTTATTTCTAA
- the thrA gene encoding bifunctional aspartate kinase/homoserine dehydrogenase I: MLKYLKIERFKTLSGSEQEIELSYQTFGKPLHTAPIILVNHALTGNSNVAGKDGWWSDLIGDGKCIDTEKYTIVSFNIPGNGFDGFIIENYKDFVAGDIARMFLWGLEQLKIDKLFAIIGGSLGGGIAWEMAAINTNITEHLIPVASDWKSTDWLIANCQIQEQFLVNSKQPVHDARMHAMLCYRTPESFKERFKRSTNEELQVFNVESWLMHHGEKLQERFQLSAYKLMNQLLKSIDITRNGEEAFKALQDSDTKIHIIGVNSDLFFTAEENKETFKRLAQANTNVTYGEVQSVHGHDAFLMEFEQLEKLLETVFHTNTERIKILKFGGKSLANGEGIERVLNIIRKRHQEEEHFAVVVSARGKATDQLESLLDKAAKGADFQSDLKKFTNYQKNNFVGLDIDEELTTIEKILNGVSLTGDYSLKTKDEVLSFGELISGKYVTAALNAKGIKAELLDSRKLIKTDDSYSNAEVDEGLSKENVIRYFHNLKAGTISVVTGFIASNKEGATTTLGRNGTNYSAALLANFLDAGELINYTHVDGIFTANPDLVQDAKLIDVISYGEANELANFGANILHAKTIIPLIEKNIPLRICNTFNDESEGTLIGPKTDNGGIKSLSVLDNMALINLEGRGLLGKVGVDMRIFRALGQNGISVGIVSQGSSERGIGLVVDESKADKAKKVLDQEFETDYSSQDINQISVVKDVSVISIVGMDLSSFHKPFNALAKNQITPLLFNNTVTGKNVSMVVKKSDLNKAINVIHGQIFGIARKINLALFGHGNVGGTLISQVLDSKSSIEERKSIDLKVFAVANSKKVLLDASGVGADWKERLEKEGQPYQIEDIIAFAKQYHLENLIAVDNTASNTFVEQYELLIEHGFDLVSSNKIANTLSFEKYKSIRKCLDKNQKQYLYETNVGAGLPLIDTIKLLHLSGENITRIKGVFSGSLSYIFNTFSEKDVSFSEIVKEAMESGFTEPDPREDLSGNDVGRKLLILARELDLQNEFSDIDVQNLIPEELQTLDFEKFMERIGEMDKIYKEVKEGQEQGHVLRYVGDLHGDLQQDKGVLEVKLISAPKESALGQVKGSDSIIEIYTESYGEHPLVIQGAGAGAAVTARGVFGDILRIAEKI, encoded by the coding sequence ATGTTAAAGTATCTGAAAATAGAAAGGTTTAAAACACTGAGTGGCAGCGAGCAGGAAATAGAGTTATCCTACCAGACATTTGGGAAACCCTTGCATACGGCACCTATAATCTTGGTAAACCACGCGCTCACCGGTAATTCCAATGTGGCTGGGAAAGATGGATGGTGGTCCGATCTGATCGGGGATGGAAAATGTATCGATACAGAGAAGTACACCATTGTATCCTTTAATATTCCGGGCAATGGTTTCGATGGATTTATTATCGAAAACTATAAAGACTTTGTAGCCGGAGACATCGCCAGAATGTTTCTCTGGGGATTGGAGCAATTAAAGATCGATAAATTGTTCGCCATTATCGGCGGCTCTTTGGGAGGTGGCATTGCTTGGGAAATGGCCGCCATCAATACAAATATTACGGAACACTTGATTCCTGTGGCGTCTGATTGGAAATCTACGGATTGGTTGATTGCCAATTGTCAGATTCAAGAGCAGTTCTTGGTCAATTCCAAACAACCCGTACACGATGCCCGTATGCACGCTATGTTGTGCTATCGTACTCCGGAATCGTTCAAAGAACGATTCAAAAGAAGTACCAACGAGGAGCTTCAGGTGTTCAACGTGGAATCTTGGTTGATGCACCATGGTGAAAAACTGCAAGAGCGTTTTCAGTTGTCCGCATATAAGTTGATGAACCAATTGTTGAAATCCATCGACATTACCCGTAATGGGGAAGAAGCCTTTAAGGCTTTGCAGGACAGTGACACCAAAATTCATATCATCGGGGTAAATTCCGATTTGTTTTTCACAGCAGAAGAAAACAAAGAGACGTTTAAAAGGTTGGCCCAGGCCAACACCAACGTAACCTATGGCGAGGTGCAGTCCGTACACGGTCACGATGCCTTTTTGATGGAGTTCGAACAATTGGAAAAATTGTTGGAGACTGTTTTTCACACGAACACCGAGCGCATCAAAATTTTAAAGTTTGGTGGAAAATCTCTGGCCAACGGAGAAGGTATTGAGCGCGTGTTGAATATCATCAGGAAAAGGCATCAAGAAGAAGAGCATTTCGCAGTGGTAGTTTCTGCCAGAGGAAAGGCGACGGACCAATTGGAAAGCTTGCTCGACAAAGCAGCCAAGGGAGCTGATTTTCAGTCGGACTTAAAAAAGTTCACCAACTATCAGAAAAACAATTTTGTTGGTCTAGATATTGATGAGGAACTGACCACCATTGAAAAAATATTGAACGGGGTTTCCTTAACAGGGGATTACAGCCTCAAAACCAAGGATGAAGTATTGTCCTTCGGCGAACTGATATCAGGTAAATATGTGACTGCTGCGTTGAACGCAAAGGGAATCAAAGCAGAGCTCTTGGATTCTCGTAAACTCATCAAAACTGATGATAGTTATAGCAATGCGGAGGTAGATGAGGGACTTTCCAAAGAAAATGTGATTCGATATTTCCACAACCTGAAAGCTGGGACCATTTCTGTTGTTACCGGTTTTATCGCTTCCAACAAAGAAGGGGCGACCACTACTTTGGGAAGAAATGGAACCAACTATTCAGCAGCCCTGTTGGCCAACTTTTTGGACGCTGGCGAGCTAATCAACTATACCCACGTGGACGGTATTTTTACTGCCAATCCAGATTTGGTGCAAGATGCCAAGTTGATTGATGTGATTTCCTATGGCGAGGCGAACGAATTAGCCAATTTTGGCGCCAACATTCTGCACGCGAAGACCATAATTCCGTTGATCGAGAAAAATATTCCATTGCGCATATGCAACACCTTCAACGATGAAAGCGAAGGAACATTGATAGGGCCAAAAACTGACAATGGCGGAATTAAATCCCTTTCGGTGCTCGATAACATGGCCCTGATCAATTTGGAGGGTAGGGGACTGCTCGGAAAAGTGGGTGTCGACATGCGGATTTTTAGAGCTTTGGGCCAAAATGGCATTAGTGTCGGAATTGTTTCCCAAGGATCTTCGGAACGGGGCATTGGCCTTGTTGTGGACGAATCCAAAGCCGATAAGGCCAAAAAAGTGCTGGACCAAGAATTCGAGACGGATTATTCATCGCAAGACATCAACCAGATTTCGGTAGTTAAGGATGTCTCCGTTATCTCCATCGTTGGGATGGATTTGAGCAGCTTCCACAAACCGTTCAATGCATTGGCGAAAAACCAAATCACGCCCTTGCTGTTCAACAACACGGTTACTGGCAAGAATGTGAGTATGGTGGTGAAGAAATCCGATTTGAACAAGGCCATCAATGTGATTCATGGGCAGATCTTCGGAATTGCGAGGAAAATCAATCTGGCATTGTTTGGACATGGCAATGTAGGAGGCACGCTGATCAGTCAGGTTTTGGATTCAAAAAGCAGTATTGAGGAAAGAAAAAGTATTGACTTAAAAGTGTTTGCCGTAGCAAATTCCAAAAAAGTACTTTTGGATGCTTCAGGAGTTGGTGCCGATTGGAAAGAACGTTTGGAAAAAGAGGGGCAACCCTATCAAATTGAAGATATTATAGCCTTTGCGAAACAATATCATTTGGAAAACCTGATCGCGGTGGACAATACGGCGAGCAATACATTTGTAGAGCAATACGAATTATTGATCGAGCACGGCTTCGACTTGGTTTCATCAAACAAGATTGCAAACACGCTGAGTTTTGAGAAATATAAATCGATTAGGAAGTGTTTGGATAAAAATCAAAAGCAATATCTCTACGAGACCAATGTAGGGGCAGGGTTGCCTCTAATTGATACCATCAAATTGTTACACCTTTCCGGAGAAAATATTACGCGAATCAAAGGAGTATTCTCTGGATCATTAAGTTATATTTTCAATACCTTTTCAGAGAAGGATGTTTCTTTTTCAGAAATTGTAAAGGAAGCTATGGAAAGCGGCTTTACCGAACCTGATCCAAGGGAAGATTTATCTGGTAATGATGTGGGAAGGAAATTGTTGATTTTGGCTAGGGAACTAGATCTTCAAAATGAGTTTTCCGATATTGATGTACAAAACCTGATTCCCGAAGAGCTTCAAACCTTGGATTTTGAAAAATTCATGGAACGCATCGGGGAAATGGATAAAATCTATAAGGAGGTCAAAGAGGGCCAAGAACAAGGGCACGTGTTGCGCTATGTGGGTGATTTGCATGGTGATTTACAGCAAGATAAGGGTGTTTTGGAGGTGAAATTGATTTCTGCGCCCAAAGAAAGTGCCTTGGGGCAGGTAAAAGGTTCCGATTCCATTATTGAGATCTATACGGAGTCCTACGGGGAGCATCCCTTGGTGATTCAAGGAGCTGGAGCTGGGGCGGCCGTAACGGCAAGAGGCGTATTTGGAGATATTTTAAGAATAGCAGAAAAGATATAA
- a CDS encoding phosphoadenosine phosphosulfate reductase family protein, translated as MALTQEEIQNLNRQFKGIPPEEIISWAISHGKKSVVTTNFRPYEVAILHAVTEVDKSIPVIWCDTGYNTPQTYKHAEELISRLGLNIKLYVPKQTSSHRDAVMGIPQIDDPLHKEFTEQVKLEPFRRAMAEHKPDVWFTNLRKGQTAHRDSLDVLSLSKDGVLKVSPFYHWSDTQLDAYLKAQGLPNEHKYFDPTKVLANRECGLHT; from the coding sequence ATGGCATTGACGCAAGAAGAAATACAGAATTTGAACCGCCAGTTTAAGGGCATTCCGCCAGAGGAAATCATATCATGGGCAATAAGTCATGGTAAAAAATCCGTGGTCACCACTAATTTTAGACCTTATGAAGTGGCCATCCTCCATGCAGTTACCGAAGTGGATAAAAGCATTCCGGTAATATGGTGCGATACGGGCTACAATACACCTCAAACCTATAAACATGCCGAAGAGTTGATTTCCAGATTGGGACTCAACATAAAATTATATGTACCAAAACAGACAAGTTCCCACCGCGATGCAGTTATGGGGATTCCACAAATAGATGATCCTTTGCACAAAGAGTTTACAGAACAGGTGAAGTTGGAACCTTTCCGCAGGGCAATGGCCGAGCACAAACCAGATGTTTGGTTCACAAACCTACGCAAAGGTCAAACCGCCCACAGGGATTCCTTGGATGTTTTGAGTTTGAGCAAAGACGGCGTACTTAAAGTGAGCCCATTTTACCATTGGAGCGATACCCAGTTGGATGCTTATTTAAAAGCACAGGGTTTGCCGAACGAACATAAATATTTTGATCCGACTAAAGTATTGGCGAATCGCGAATGTGGTTTGCATACCTAA
- a CDS encoding RrF2 family transcriptional regulator yields the protein MLSKKTKYGLKALTYLAKVEGREPVQIAEIAKQENISQKFLESILLTLRRNGLLGSKKGKGGGYYLIKDPEDILMTTVMRVLEGPIAMVPCVSLNFYEKCDDCPDEVECSVHKLMLQVRDSALDVYRNNTLADLL from the coding sequence ATGCTCTCCAAGAAGACAAAATACGGACTCAAAGCACTTACCTATCTTGCAAAAGTCGAGGGACGGGAACCTGTCCAAATCGCCGAAATAGCCAAGCAAGAGAATATTTCCCAAAAGTTTTTGGAAAGTATTTTGCTCACGCTCCGCAGAAATGGACTTTTGGGCTCTAAAAAAGGTAAGGGTGGGGGGTACTACCTAATTAAGGACCCAGAAGACATACTCATGACCACCGTAATGCGGGTTTTGGAAGGACCAATTGCGATGGTTCCCTGTGTGAGCTTAAATTTCTACGAAAAATGTGATGACTGTCCGGATGAGGTGGAGTGCTCTGTTCATAAGCTAATGCTTCAAGTAAGAGACAGTGCACTGGATGTCTACCGGAACAATACGCTAGCCGATTTACTTTAA
- a CDS encoding O-acetylhomoserine aminocarboxypropyltransferase/cysteine synthase family protein, with the protein MSDQKFSTNALHAGHDVTANGGTRAVPIYQSSAYVFNDSDHAANLFSLAEFGNIYTRINNPTNDILEQRLAALEGGIASVVTASGTGAINTALLVLLKAGDHIVASNSLYGGTYNLFSVTLPRLGITTTFIDPSDPSNFGKAVKENTRAFFVESLGNPKLDVLDLKAISKEAKAAQVPFIVDNTVASPALLNPIEHGANIVIHSLTKYINGNGTALGGAIIDAGNFDWASGKFPEFTEPSPGYHGLVYHDALGAAAYIAKVRVEGLRDHGACLSPFNAFQIIQGLETLEIRMKKHSENALALAQWLETRDEVEWVNYPGLDSNTYKALADEYLPNGQSGIVTFGVKGGYEAAKKIADETKLFSLLANIGDTKSLIIHPASTTHQQLSAEDQGSAGVTQDLIRLSVGLEDLSDLKADLKNAFASL; encoded by the coding sequence ATGAGCGATCAAAAATTTTCTACCAATGCCCTGCACGCAGGACACGATGTAACAGCAAACGGAGGAACAAGAGCGGTGCCCATTTATCAGAGTTCTGCCTATGTGTTCAACGATTCCGACCATGCTGCCAACCTTTTTTCCTTGGCAGAGTTCGGTAACATTTACACTCGTATCAATAACCCGACCAATGATATTCTTGAGCAACGATTGGCCGCTTTGGAAGGTGGAATTGCCTCAGTCGTCACAGCTTCGGGCACCGGAGCTATAAACACGGCATTGTTGGTGTTGCTCAAGGCCGGGGACCACATTGTGGCTTCCAATAGTTTGTATGGAGGTACGTACAACCTTTTTAGCGTTACCCTGCCTCGTTTGGGAATCACCACAACATTTATAGATCCATCGGACCCGTCCAATTTTGGTAAAGCCGTAAAAGAGAATACCAGAGCTTTCTTTGTGGAATCCTTGGGCAACCCAAAGTTGGATGTACTGGATTTAAAAGCAATCTCCAAAGAAGCAAAAGCAGCGCAGGTACCATTTATTGTGGATAATACCGTTGCTTCACCAGCACTATTGAACCCAATCGAACACGGGGCCAATATCGTCATTCATTCCCTTACCAAATACATCAATGGCAACGGGACGGCTCTGGGTGGAGCTATAATAGATGCAGGTAATTTTGATTGGGCCAGTGGTAAGTTCCCGGAATTCACTGAACCTTCTCCGGGATATCACGGATTGGTCTATCACGATGCACTTGGAGCCGCGGCATATATTGCCAAGGTCCGGGTGGAAGGATTACGGGATCACGGGGCATGCTTGAGCCCTTTTAATGCCTTTCAGATTATTCAAGGATTGGAAACCTTGGAAATTCGCATGAAAAAGCATAGTGAAAATGCCCTGGCATTGGCACAATGGCTGGAAACCAGGGATGAGGTTGAGTGGGTAAACTATCCAGGGTTGGATTCCAATACCTATAAAGCCTTGGCAGATGAATACTTGCCCAATGGACAAAGTGGTATTGTTACCTTTGGTGTCAAGGGAGGGTATGAGGCCGCCAAGAAGATAGCCGACGAGACCAAACTATTTTCGTTGTTGGCCAATATTGGCGATACAAAATCCTTGATCATCCATCCTGCGAGTACAACGCACCAACAGTTGAGTGCAGAAGATCAGGGATCCGCAGGGGTAACCCAAGATTTGATCCGATTGTCCGTAGGCTTGGAAGATTTGTCCGATTTAAAGGCAGATTTAAAAAATGCCTTTGCAAGTCTTTAA
- a CDS encoding DUF2061 domain-containing protein produces the protein MITDQLIIKSDKEQSTYAKDNASESPKRSVVKSISWRIVGTLDTILISWVVTGTLSMAFSIGLVELVTKMVLYFFHERIWNSIKWGK, from the coding sequence ATGATTACTGATCAGTTGATAATAAAAAGCGACAAGGAGCAAAGTACTTATGCAAAGGACAACGCTTCGGAAAGCCCCAAAAGAAGTGTCGTAAAATCCATAAGTTGGAGAATTGTGGGAACTCTGGATACTATATTGATATCTTGGGTCGTAACAGGGACCTTAAGTATGGCTTTTTCAATTGGATTGGTGGAACTGGTCACCAAAATGGTGCTTTATTTTTTTCACGAGAGAATATGGAACTCCATCAAATGGGGTAAATAA
- a CDS encoding CocE/NonD family hydrolase — MRSSVRILFLSILMLFVTVSCKKTVKTEVQEVDTYVAENYTKKEVDIEMRDGIKLHTTIYSPKDTSKAYPIIMQRTPYSSRPYGEGNFRTKIGPNEHLMKEGNIIVYQDVRGRWLSEGHYENMRAYIPNKTSDDQVDESSDTYDTIEWLVNNVENNNGNVGVWGISYPGFYATYATVDAHPALKAASPQASIGDFFFDDFHHNGAYLLSYFRATSLFGTPRPNGDQPIDTAWYTLPELPTEDQYQFFLDAGPLKNLDYFFEYETADTPTMRPEGVTDDFFWNELKEHPNYDAMWQSRGLIQHLKDVKSSVATMVVGGWFDAEDLYGPLETYKNIEKYNENNYNTMVFGPWDHGAWARDKQRNAVGNYYFGDSISWFFQEEIETKFFNHFLKGEGDKNSGLPEAYVFDTGRKEWKKYDDWPPENATKQTMYLSEDQELTSEQKGTTGIQFISNIKKPVPYSEDVKTVFTPRKYMTDDQRFAARRSDVLVFETDVMEEDLTLAGDILAKLKVATTGTAADWIVKVIDVHPGDTETNEEMQDHLKMSNYHLMVRSEVLRGRFRNSFSEPEPFTPNKKTDVNIKLQDVFHTIKKGHKLQIQVQSTWFPLIDLNPQTYVENIFKADESDFKTQTHTVFTDSSVEFTVLK, encoded by the coding sequence ATGAGAAGTTCCGTTAGAATCCTGTTTCTAAGTATTTTAATGTTGTTTGTAACCGTGAGTTGCAAAAAAACGGTAAAGACCGAAGTCCAAGAGGTTGATACTTATGTAGCTGAGAATTACACCAAAAAAGAAGTGGACATTGAAATGCGGGACGGGATAAAACTGCATACCACCATTTACTCCCCGAAGGATACTTCCAAAGCGTACCCCATCATTATGCAACGTACGCCCTACAGCTCCAGACCTTATGGAGAGGGTAATTTTAGAACCAAAATAGGTCCTAACGAGCATTTGATGAAAGAAGGGAACATCATCGTTTACCAAGATGTTAGGGGAAGATGGCTCAGCGAGGGACATTACGAAAATATGCGAGCCTACATTCCGAATAAAACTTCCGATGACCAAGTGGATGAAAGCTCTGATACCTACGATACTATTGAATGGTTGGTGAACAATGTGGAAAACAACAATGGCAATGTGGGTGTTTGGGGAATATCGTATCCAGGATTTTATGCTACTTATGCTACCGTGGATGCGCATCCAGCGTTGAAAGCCGCTTCACCACAGGCCAGTATAGGGGACTTCTTTTTTGATGACTTTCACCACAATGGTGCTTATTTGTTGAGCTATTTCAGGGCAACTTCTTTGTTTGGAACACCGCGTCCCAATGGTGACCAGCCCATTGATACAGCTTGGTATACCTTGCCAGAACTTCCAACGGAAGACCAATACCAATTCTTTTTGGATGCGGGGCCGCTCAAAAATTTGGATTACTTTTTTGAATACGAAACCGCCGACACCCCTACAATGCGTCCCGAAGGAGTTACCGATGATTTCTTTTGGAACGAATTGAAGGAACATCCGAATTATGATGCTATGTGGCAAAGTAGGGGACTTATTCAGCACTTGAAAGATGTGAAGAGCAGCGTGGCCACGATGGTAGTGGGAGGTTGGTTTGATGCTGAAGATCTTTATGGGCCTTTGGAAACCTATAAAAACATTGAAAAGTACAACGAGAACAATTACAATACTATGGTCTTTGGACCTTGGGACCACGGAGCTTGGGCCAGGGACAAACAGCGCAATGCTGTGGGAAACTACTATTTTGGGGATTCCATTTCTTGGTTTTTTCAAGAAGAAATTGAGACGAAGTTCTTCAACCACTTCCTTAAAGGAGAAGGCGATAAGAATTCGGGATTACCCGAGGCTTATGTGTTTGATACCGGTAGAAAAGAATGGAAAAAGTATGATGACTGGCCACCAGAGAACGCCACCAAACAAACTATGTACCTGTCCGAAGATCAAGAACTCACTTCGGAACAAAAAGGAACCACGGGAATTCAATTTATTAGTAATATAAAAAAACCTGTTCCCTATTCCGAAGATGTAAAGACAGTTTTCACCCCAAGAAAGTATATGACCGATGATCAGCGTTTTGCCGCCCGTCGTTCCGATGTGCTGGTTTTTGAAACCGATGTGATGGAGGAAGACCTCACTTTGGCAGGAGATATTTTGGCTAAACTTAAAGTGGCCACCACGGGCACGGCTGCCGATTGGATTGTCAAGGTCATCGATGTGCACCCAGGGGATACAGAGACAAACGAAGAAATGCAGGACCACCTCAAAATGAGCAATTACCATTTAATGGTAAGGAGCGAGGTGCTCCGTGGTCGCTTCAGGAACAGTTTTTCGGAGCCAGAGCCATTTACGCCCAACAAAAAGACGGATGTGAACATCAAGCTTCAGGATGTGTTCCACACCATCAAGAAAGGACATAAACTACAAATTCAGGTGCAGAGTACCTGGTTCCCGCTTATCGATTTAAACCCACAGACCTATGTGGAGAATATCTTTAAGGCGGATGAGTCTGATTTCAAAACACAGACGCATACCGTTTTCACAGATTCCAGTGTTGAGTTTACCGTGTTGAAATAA
- a CDS encoding trans-sulfuration enzyme family protein, with product MEKKKFETEAIRTQMERSQNLEHSSPIYMTSSFVFEDAEDMRASFAEEKDRNIYSRYSNPNSNELIEKVCKMEGAENGFAYASGMAAVFSTLAALLDAGDHVISSKSIFGSTHTLFTQFFPKWNIGTSYFDANDLSTIEGLIQPNTKILYAETPTNPGVDVLDLEVLGKIAKKHGLIFIIDNCFATPYLQQPIKFGADLVIHSGTKLMDGQGRVLAGITVGSGELMDKVYRFSRITGPALSPFNAWVLSRSLETLAIRVDRHCENALKLATYLEGHDKIEWVKYPFLKSHPKHEVAKKQMKAGGCVVAFEVKGGLDAGREFFNSIELLSLSANLGDARSIVTHPASTTHSKLTTEERKAVGISDGMVRVSVGLEHIDDIIADIEQALG from the coding sequence ATGGAGAAGAAAAAATTCGAGACAGAAGCGATAAGAACACAAATGGAGCGCAGTCAAAATTTGGAACATTCCAGTCCAATTTACATGACATCGAGCTTTGTTTTCGAAGATGCTGAAGATATGCGCGCATCTTTTGCGGAGGAAAAGGACCGGAATATTTATTCCAGATATTCCAATCCCAATTCGAACGAACTAATCGAAAAAGTGTGCAAGATGGAAGGTGCGGAGAATGGTTTTGCCTATGCCTCGGGCATGGCAGCAGTTTTTTCCACCTTGGCGGCCTTGCTGGATGCCGGCGATCATGTAATATCATCCAAGAGTATTTTTGGTTCTACCCATACCCTGTTCACACAGTTTTTTCCGAAGTGGAATATTGGCACCAGTTATTTTGATGCCAATGACCTTTCCACTATTGAAGGATTGATCCAACCCAATACCAAGATCCTTTATGCTGAAACACCGACCAACCCCGGAGTGGATGTGCTGGATTTGGAAGTTTTGGGGAAAATCGCCAAAAAACATGGACTCATATTTATTATCGACAACTGTTTTGCGACCCCTTACTTACAGCAACCTATAAAATTTGGTGCTGATTTAGTGATTCACTCAGGAACCAAGTTAATGGATGGTCAAGGAAGAGTGCTTGCTGGAATCACGGTAGGGAGCGGTGAGTTGATGGATAAAGTATATCGTTTTTCCCGTATCACCGGCCCTGCATTGTCACCGTTCAACGCGTGGGTGCTGTCCCGCAGTTTGGAAACCTTGGCGATTCGAGTGGACAGGCATTGTGAAAACGCCTTGAAATTGGCGACCTATTTGGAAGGTCATGATAAGATTGAATGGGTGAAATATCCATTTTTAAAATCCCATCCAAAACATGAAGTCGCCAAAAAACAAATGAAAGCTGGTGGTTGTGTTGTTGCTTTTGAGGTAAAAGGAGGTCTGGACGCAGGCAGGGAATTCTTCAATAGTATTGAACTATTATCCTTATCTGCCAATTTGGGTGATGCCCGAAGCATTGTTACCCACCCCGCATCCACCACGCACAGTAAGCTCACCACAGAAGAACGTAAGGCCGTGGGAATCTCCGATGGAATGGTCCGGGTGTCCGTGGGCCTAGAGCATATCGATGATATTATTGCTGACATTGAGCAGGCTTTAGGATAA